From Enhydrobacter sp., the proteins below share one genomic window:
- a CDS encoding xanthine dehydrogenase family protein subunit M, giving the protein MYDFAYHRPKSVADAANLLKGKVEARPMSGGMTLIPTLKQRLAKPSDVVDLGGLKDLAGIKVEGNNVVIGAMTRHADVAGSAEVKGAIPALAHLAGHIGDPQVRNRGTIGGSIANNDPAADYPAAVVALNATVTTNTGKHTADSFFKGLFETALADGEIVTSVSFPKAEKAAYMKFPNPASRYAMVGVFVAKTAGGVRVAVTGAGPCVFRVKAMEDALAKNFSSAAIKDIKIPADGLNSDIHGSAEYRAHLVGVMARRAVDAANK; this is encoded by the coding sequence ATGTACGATTTCGCCTACCATCGCCCGAAGTCCGTCGCCGATGCCGCCAACCTGCTGAAGGGCAAGGTCGAGGCGCGGCCCATGTCGGGCGGCATGACGCTGATTCCCACACTGAAGCAGCGGCTGGCCAAGCCGAGCGACGTCGTCGATCTCGGCGGCCTGAAGGACCTCGCCGGCATCAAGGTCGAGGGCAACAACGTGGTGATCGGTGCGATGACCCGGCATGCCGATGTGGCCGGTTCGGCCGAGGTCAAGGGCGCCATTCCGGCGCTCGCCCATCTCGCCGGCCATATCGGCGACCCGCAAGTGCGCAACCGCGGCACGATCGGCGGCTCCATCGCCAACAACGATCCGGCCGCGGACTATCCGGCCGCCGTCGTGGCGTTGAATGCCACCGTCACCACCAACACCGGCAAGCATACGGCCGACAGTTTCTTCAAGGGGCTGTTCGAGACGGCGCTGGCCGACGGCGAGATCGTCACGTCGGTGAGCTTTCCGAAGGCCGAGAAGGCGGCCTACATGAAATTCCCGAATCCGGCGTCGCGCTACGCCATGGTCGGCGTGTTCGTCGCCAAGACGGCGGGCGGCGTGCGCGTTGCCGTGACGGGCGCCGGTCCGTGCGTCTTCCGGGTCAAGGCGATGGAAGATGCTCTGGCCAAGAACTTCTCGTCGGCGGCCATCAAGGACATCAAGATCCCGGCCGACGGGCTCAACAGCGACATCCACGGCAGCGCCGAGTACCGAGCCCATCTCGTCGGCGTGATGGCGCGTCGCGCCGTCGACGCGGCCAACAAATAG
- a CDS encoding carbon monoxide dehydrogenase subunit G, whose protein sequence is MEIKGEYRIAAPRDKVFAALNDPAVLQACIPGCESLEKTSDTEMKAKVRMRIGPVSANFSGKVTLSDIDPPNGYRISGEGQGGAAGFAKGGAVVNLREDGGETVLTYNVDAQVGGKIAQVGARLIDGTARKLADEFFGKFAAMVGGAPAQPTPAGNGAGTASGTAGAAAAPAPAAAQRGYTHWLVIGAGAVILILIFLASR, encoded by the coding sequence ATGGAAATAAAGGGCGAGTACAGGATTGCCGCGCCGCGCGACAAGGTGTTTGCCGCGCTCAACGATCCGGCCGTGCTGCAGGCCTGCATTCCCGGCTGCGAATCGCTCGAGAAGACGTCGGACACCGAGATGAAGGCCAAGGTGCGCATGCGCATCGGCCCGGTGAGCGCGAACTTCTCGGGCAAGGTGACGCTGAGCGACATCGATCCGCCGAACGGCTACCGGATTTCCGGCGAAGGGCAGGGTGGCGCGGCGGGCTTCGCCAAGGGCGGCGCCGTGGTCAACTTGCGCGAGGATGGCGGCGAAACGGTGCTGACCTACAATGTCGATGCGCAGGTCGGCGGCAAGATCGCCCAGGTCGGAGCGCGCCTCATCGACGGCACGGCGCGCAAGCTCGCGGACGAATTCTTCGGCAAGTTCGCCGCCATGGTGGGTGGGGCGCCGGCACAACCCACGCCGGCCGGCAACGGCGCCGGAACGGCATCTGGCACGGCCGGCGCGGCGGCCGCGCCGGCGCCCGCCGCCGCGCAGCGAGGCTATACGCACTGGCTCGTCATCGGCGCCGGTGCGGTGATCTTGATCCTGATCTTCCTTGCGAGCCGCTAG
- a CDS encoding efflux RND transporter permease subunit: protein MGTRLNLSELALRNSTLTVFFMVALTLAGIYAYFSLGRAEDPPFTIKQMVVSAAWPGATSREVEQQVTDKIETKLQELPYFYNVTSYTKPGETVIYVSLRDDVPPSRVPELWYQVRKKVGDIRSSLPQGVLGPFFNDEYGDTYSLIWAFESDGFSPAEMKEIVKGARQRLLRVPDVTKVDLFGVQDEKIYIEFSHTRLAMLGVPVDQILDVIRKQNAIVASGVVEAGSERVSVRVDGAPASAQELAMLPFSAGGRTLTLADVAEIRRGYSDPPRSTMRFQGDRVIGLGAVMAPGGNVEALGKALDKAMAEIGRDLPVGVTVHRVSNQPEVVGRSFQEFAAALLEALAIVLVVSFITLGIRTGVIVALSVPLVLAITFVGMMLLGIDFQRISLGALIIALGLLVDDAIIAVEMMMVKLEQGFSRMQAATFAYTSTAFPMLTGTLVTAAGFVPVGFAKSSAGEYTNSIFWVVGLSLIVSWFVAVLFTPWFGYRLLPQPRTHHADPYQGRLYTAFRKLVVWCVTWRKTTIAITALAFVAAMGAFGLVQKQFFPTANRPELIVDLRLAQGASYAATEQQVKKLETWLADNDDVAHFTSYVGAGSPRFYLPTVPELTNANFGQVIVMTRGIEARERVVARLERLFGEDFEPVRARVQRLQNGPPVAYPVMFRVLGDDPREVRAVAEKVRQVFKADPDTRDINFDWNEMAKTVRLQVDQSKARALGVDSQLLGNTLQTLLSGIVVTQYRDGTESIDVVARAVPGERLSLEGLEAINLRTANGGIVPLSQLATLHFELEEPILWRRNKELLMTVRAGVVDGVQGPDVAARLDKALAPLRRELPPGYRIEVGGDSEESAKSQGSIFKMMPLMAFLMVLFLMLQLRSFSKLALVMLTAPLGMIGVVLFLLAFGQPFGFVSLLGTIALAGMIMRNSVILVDQIDQDIAAGHTPWDAVIDATVRRARPIVLTAGTAIFAMIPLSRSVFWGPMAVALMGGLLVATALTLLFLPALYAAWFRVRRGSPAAAAERHEPPRLALAAE from the coding sequence ATGGGCACTCGGCTCAACCTGTCGGAGTTGGCGCTCCGCAACAGCACCCTCACCGTGTTCTTCATGGTGGCGCTGACGCTGGCGGGCATCTACGCCTATTTCAGCCTGGGTCGCGCCGAGGATCCGCCCTTCACCATCAAGCAGATGGTGGTGTCGGCGGCGTGGCCGGGCGCGACCTCGCGCGAGGTCGAGCAGCAGGTCACCGACAAGATCGAGACCAAGCTGCAGGAGCTCCCCTACTTCTACAACGTCACCAGCTACACCAAGCCGGGCGAGACCGTGATCTACGTCTCCTTGCGCGACGACGTCCCGCCATCGAGGGTGCCCGAGCTGTGGTATCAGGTGCGCAAGAAGGTCGGCGACATCCGCAGCTCGTTGCCGCAGGGCGTGCTGGGCCCGTTCTTCAACGACGAGTACGGCGACACCTACAGCCTGATCTGGGCCTTCGAGTCGGACGGCTTCTCGCCGGCCGAGATGAAGGAAATCGTCAAGGGCGCGCGCCAGCGCCTGCTGCGCGTGCCCGACGTCACCAAGGTCGACCTGTTCGGCGTCCAGGACGAGAAGATCTACATCGAGTTCAGCCATACCCGCCTCGCCATGCTGGGCGTGCCGGTCGACCAGATCCTCGACGTCATCCGCAAGCAGAACGCCATCGTCGCCTCGGGCGTCGTCGAAGCGGGGAGTGAGCGCGTGTCGGTGCGCGTCGATGGCGCGCCGGCCTCGGCGCAGGAACTCGCCATGCTGCCGTTCAGCGCCGGCGGCCGCACGCTGACGCTCGCCGACGTCGCCGAAATCAGGCGCGGCTACAGCGATCCGCCGCGATCGACCATGCGATTCCAGGGAGACCGGGTGATCGGGCTCGGCGCCGTCATGGCGCCGGGTGGCAACGTCGAGGCGCTGGGCAAGGCGCTCGACAAGGCGATGGCCGAGATCGGCCGCGACCTGCCCGTCGGCGTCACCGTGCACCGGGTTTCCAATCAGCCCGAGGTCGTCGGCAGGTCTTTCCAGGAATTCGCTGCGGCATTGCTCGAGGCGCTCGCCATCGTGCTCGTCGTGTCGTTCATCACCCTCGGCATCCGTACCGGCGTCATCGTCGCCCTTTCGGTGCCGCTGGTACTGGCCATCACCTTCGTCGGCATGATGCTGCTGGGCATCGACTTCCAACGCATCTCGCTCGGCGCTCTCATCATCGCGCTCGGCTTGCTGGTCGACGACGCGATCATCGCCGTCGAGATGATGATGGTGAAGCTCGAGCAGGGTTTCTCGCGCATGCAGGCCGCCACCTTCGCCTACACCTCGACGGCCTTCCCCATGCTCACCGGCACGCTGGTCACCGCCGCGGGCTTCGTGCCGGTGGGTTTCGCCAAGTCGAGCGCCGGCGAGTACACCAACTCGATCTTCTGGGTCGTCGGCCTGTCACTGATCGTGTCGTGGTTCGTTGCCGTCCTGTTCACTCCCTGGTTCGGCTATCGGCTCCTGCCGCAACCCAGAACGCATCATGCGGATCCGTACCAGGGCCGGCTCTACACTGCCTTCCGCAAACTCGTCGTGTGGTGCGTCACCTGGCGCAAGACCACCATCGCGATCACCGCCCTCGCCTTCGTCGCCGCCATGGGCGCGTTCGGCCTGGTGCAGAAGCAGTTCTTCCCGACGGCCAACCGGCCGGAGTTGATCGTCGACCTGCGCCTCGCCCAGGGCGCCTCCTACGCCGCGACCGAACAGCAGGTGAAAAAGCTGGAGACGTGGCTGGCCGACAACGACGACGTCGCCCACTTCACCTCCTATGTCGGTGCCGGCAGCCCGCGCTTCTACTTGCCGACGGTGCCGGAGCTGACCAATGCGAACTTCGGTCAGGTGATCGTCATGACGCGCGGCATCGAGGCGCGCGAGCGCGTCGTCGCCCGGCTCGAGCGGCTGTTCGGCGAGGATTTCGAGCCGGTCCGCGCGCGCGTCCAGCGGCTGCAGAACGGTCCGCCCGTCGCCTACCCGGTCATGTTCCGCGTTCTCGGCGACGATCCCCGGGAAGTGCGCGCCGTTGCCGAGAAAGTGCGCCAGGTGTTCAAGGCCGACCCCGACACCCGCGACATCAACTTCGATTGGAACGAGATGGCGAAGACGGTGCGTCTGCAGGTCGACCAGAGCAAGGCCCGCGCCCTGGGCGTCGATTCGCAGCTTCTCGGCAACACGCTGCAAACGCTGCTCTCGGGCATCGTCGTCACGCAGTATCGCGACGGCACCGAGAGCATCGACGTGGTGGCGCGCGCCGTGCCGGGAGAGCGGCTGAGCCTCGAGGGGCTCGAAGCCATCAACCTGCGCACCGCCAATGGCGGCATCGTGCCGCTTTCGCAGCTCGCGACGCTTCACTTCGAGCTCGAGGAGCCGATCCTGTGGCGGCGCAACAAGGAGCTCCTGATGACGGTGCGCGCCGGCGTGGTCGACGGCGTGCAGGGCCCCGACGTGGCCGCACGCCTCGACAAGGCGCTGGCGCCTCTGCGAAGGGAACTGCCGCCGGGCTACCGCATCGAGGTCGGTGGCGACAGCGAGGAGAGCGCCAAGAGCCAGGGTTCGATCTTCAAGATGATGCCCCTCATGGCTTTCCTGATGGTGCTGTTCCTGATGCTGCAGCTGCGCAGCTTCTCCAAGCTCGCGCTGGTCATGCTGACGGCACCGCTCGGCATGATCGGCGTGGTGCTCTTCCTGCTCGCCTTCGGCCAGCCTTTCGGCTTCGTGTCCCTGCTCGGCACCATCGCGCTGGCCGGCATGATCATGCGCAACTCGGTGATCCTGGTCGACCAGATCGACCAGGACATCGCGGCCGGCCACACGCCGTGGGACGCCGTAATCGACGCCACTGTGCGACGGGCGCGGCCGATCGTGCTCACCGCCGGCACCGCGATCTTCGCCATGATCCCCCTGTCGCGCAGCGTGTTCTGGGGTCCGATGGCCGTCGCGCTGATGGGCGGCCTGCTGGTCGCCACCGCGCTGACGCTGCTCTTCCTGCCGGCCCTCTATGCCGCCTGGTTCCGGGTCAGGCGCGGGAGCCCTGCCGCAGCGGCCGAACGACACGAGCCACCCCGTCTCGCCCTCGCCGCGGAATGA
- a CDS encoding (2Fe-2S)-binding protein, with the protein MTHSVTMTVNGKSVSGKVESRTLLVQFLREHLGMTGTHVGCDTSQCGACVVHVDGKSVKSCTMLAVQAEGGKVTTIEGLAPSVDKLHPMQEAFRENHALQCGFCTPGMVMSAIDMVKRHNYQLDEATVRRELEGNLCRCTGYHNIVKAILAAAPAMKSAGV; encoded by the coding sequence ATGACCCATTCCGTTACCATGACCGTCAACGGCAAGTCCGTGTCGGGCAAGGTCGAGTCCCGCACATTGCTGGTCCAGTTCCTGCGCGAGCATCTGGGAATGACCGGCACCCACGTCGGCTGCGACACCAGCCAGTGCGGGGCCTGCGTCGTTCATGTCGATGGGAAGTCGGTGAAGTCGTGCACCATGCTCGCGGTCCAGGCCGAGGGCGGCAAGGTCACGACCATCGAGGGCCTGGCACCCAGTGTCGACAAGCTGCACCCCATGCAGGAGGCCTTTCGCGAGAACCATGCCCTGCAGTGCGGCTTCTGCACGCCGGGCATGGTGATGAGCGCCATCGACATGGTGAAGCGCCACAACTACCAGCTCGACGAGGCCACGGTGCGCCGTGAGCTCGAAGGCAATCTCTGCCGTTGTACCGGGTACCACAACATCGTGAAGGCAATCCTGGCCGCAGCACCGGCCATGAAATCTGCGGGGGTATAG
- a CDS encoding SDR family oxidoreductase gives MGRLSGKIAIVTGAASGIGAASARLFSEEGAQVLAVDRPQSEIASAHEGHPDIVALGSDITGDDAPRGIVAAALEKFGAIDIVFNNAGVSGRAFVEEMTDAEWDRVNAVNVRAMFRICREAIPSLKARARDKGRARIINTASVMAFDTDYGLAAYCASKAGVGGLTRTLALELGKFNITANYVCPGAIYTGMTRTNFDKPEIKAVWEKKAALRRLGLPIDIARGALLLASDEADFITGHELVVDGGLTLRT, from the coding sequence ATGGGGCGCTTGAGCGGCAAGATCGCCATCGTCACGGGCGCGGCCTCCGGCATCGGTGCGGCGTCGGCTCGGCTCTTTTCCGAGGAAGGCGCGCAGGTGCTGGCGGTCGATCGCCCGCAGTCCGAGATCGCCTCGGCGCACGAGGGCCATCCTGACATCGTGGCGCTAGGCAGCGACATCACCGGCGACGACGCTCCCCGGGGCATCGTGGCGGCGGCACTCGAGAAGTTCGGCGCCATCGACATCGTGTTCAACAATGCCGGCGTCAGCGGTCGCGCCTTCGTCGAGGAAATGACCGATGCGGAGTGGGATCGGGTCAACGCCGTCAACGTGCGGGCGATGTTCCGCATCTGCCGCGAGGCAATTCCCTCGCTCAAGGCGCGCGCGCGAGACAAGGGCAGGGCGCGCATCATCAACACCGCGTCGGTCATGGCGTTCGACACGGATTACGGACTTGCGGCCTATTGCGCCTCCAAGGCAGGGGTGGGCGGCCTGACGCGCACGCTCGCGCTCGAGCTCGGCAAGTTCAACATCACCGCGAACTATGTCTGCCCCGGCGCGATCTACACGGGCATGACCCGCACGAATTTCGACAAACCCGAGATCAAGGCGGTATGGGAGAAGAAGGCGGCGTTGCGCCGCCTCGGTCTACCCATCGACATCGCCCGTGGCGCCCTGCTGCTGGCGTCCGACGAGGCCGACTTCATCACCGGCCATGAGCTCGTGGTCGATGGCGGCCTGACGCTGAGGACATAG
- a CDS encoding M14 family metallopeptidase: MAGSIHSFSASFGEARDKFLAAARIAGATAFRYDNPRKGPEGEALSTDVARLGPEDASKLVVTISSTHGVEGYCGSGFQVDWLAHVGAAGLPADTAALFIHAINPYGFAWTRRVTEEGNDLNRNYVDHAKPYPANEGYLEIADDLIPADFSEAGRAAADARLAAYRKKVGDVAYFRAVSGGQYSHPEGMFFGGGGPAWSNRTLHAISDSFLRGRSDVAVVDFHTGLGPYGYGEPITHYDIDSPGSRRVRAFWGESVTESKRGQTASQARDGLGHYGLNRILTEPQTRLTMCTLEFGTFDRESGQKAFRADHWLHKYGDPLGREAVPIRAAMRRQFYPETDDWKEAVLFRGHQVVRQAIAGLQRRGS; this comes from the coding sequence GTGGCTGGCAGCATTCATTCCTTCTCGGCGAGCTTCGGCGAGGCGCGCGACAAGTTCCTGGCCGCGGCACGCATCGCCGGCGCGACGGCTTTCCGCTACGACAATCCGCGCAAGGGACCGGAGGGCGAAGCGCTTTCCACCGACGTGGCGCGACTGGGACCGGAGGATGCGTCGAAGCTGGTCGTGACGATTTCGAGCACGCACGGAGTCGAGGGCTATTGCGGCTCGGGTTTCCAGGTCGACTGGCTGGCCCATGTCGGTGCGGCCGGCCTTCCGGCGGACACCGCCGCCCTGTTCATCCACGCCATCAATCCCTACGGCTTCGCCTGGACGCGGCGTGTGACGGAGGAGGGCAACGATCTCAATCGCAACTACGTCGACCATGCCAAGCCCTACCCCGCGAACGAAGGCTATCTGGAGATCGCCGACGATTTGATTCCAGCCGATTTCAGCGAGGCCGGCCGCGCCGCGGCCGACGCGCGGCTTGCCGCCTATCGCAAGAAGGTGGGTGACGTCGCCTATTTCCGCGCCGTGTCGGGCGGGCAGTACAGTCATCCCGAGGGCATGTTCTTCGGCGGCGGCGGGCCAGCCTGGTCGAACCGCACCTTGCATGCCATCTCCGACAGCTTCCTCCGCGGCCGCAGCGACGTTGCCGTCGTCGATTTCCACACGGGTCTCGGCCCTTACGGCTACGGCGAGCCGATCACGCACTACGACATCGATTCGCCGGGCTCGCGGCGCGTGCGCGCTTTCTGGGGCGAGTCGGTGACGGAGTCCAAGCGCGGGCAGACCGCTTCGCAGGCGCGCGACGGGCTTGGACACTATGGCCTCAACAGGATCCTGACCGAGCCGCAGACGCGGCTGACGATGTGTACGCTGGAGTTCGGCACTTTCGATCGGGAGAGCGGCCAGAAGGCCTTTCGCGCCGATCACTGGCTGCACAAGTACGGCGATCCGCTGGGCAGGGAGGCCGTGCCGATACGGGCGGCGATGCGGCGGCAATTCTATCCCGAGACGGACGACTGGAAGGAAGCTGTCCTGTTCCGCGGCCACCAGGTCGTGCGCCAGGCTATCGCCGGCCTGCAACGCCGAGGCTCCTGA
- the pcp gene encoding pyroglutamyl-peptidase I, giving the protein MKALVTGFEPFGGDEINPSWEAVRLLGDRIGSLAVHTVRLPTSFGRSTSALRERIDELRPDLVLCVGLAGGRAELCLERVAINVQDARIPDNDGDQPIDVPVVANGPAAHFATLPIKACVAEMRRARLAATVSNTAGTFVCNHIFYALMDFAVAAPWPLRGGFLHVPHAPGQATGPTMELADIARGIEIILTVSAARTDDVRSAEGRIA; this is encoded by the coding sequence GTGAAGGCGCTCGTCACCGGCTTCGAGCCGTTCGGCGGCGACGAGATCAATCCTTCCTGGGAGGCGGTGCGCCTCCTCGGCGACCGGATCGGCAGCCTCGCGGTGCATACCGTCAGGCTGCCGACGTCGTTTGGGCGGTCGACGTCCGCGTTGCGCGAACGGATCGACGAGCTTCGTCCCGATCTCGTGCTGTGCGTGGGCCTGGCCGGCGGGCGGGCCGAGCTTTGCCTCGAGCGCGTGGCGATCAACGTCCAGGATGCCCGGATCCCGGACAATGACGGCGACCAGCCGATCGACGTGCCGGTGGTGGCGAACGGGCCGGCCGCGCATTTCGCGACCTTGCCCATCAAGGCCTGCGTGGCCGAGATGCGCCGCGCCCGGTTGGCGGCCACCGTGTCCAACACGGCCGGTACCTTCGTCTGCAACCACATCTTCTATGCGCTGATGGATTTCGCCGTGGCGGCGCCGTGGCCGCTGCGCGGCGGCTTCCTGCACGTTCCCCACGCGCCGGGCCAGGCCACCGGACCGACGATGGAATTGGCCGACATTGCCCGCGGCATCGAGATCATCCTGACGGTCAGCGCCGCCCGCACCGACGACGTGCGCTCGGCCGAAGGCCGCATTGCCTGA
- a CDS encoding xanthine dehydrogenase family protein has product MAAETGIGARVKRKEDQRFLTGTGRYVDDLPLARSTHAYFVRSPHAHARIKGIDTSAAAGMPGVVAIFTGKDVADAKVGSLICGWVVKDKHGQPHKAPPHPVMAADTVRYVGDPVAMVVANTADEAKDAAEAIKVDYDVKAANVDLAKALSKGAAEVHAEAPGNLVYDWEIGVKADVDAAFAKAAHVTKIDIVNNRLIPNAMEPRAAAAEYDKGTGQYTLWSTSQNPHVLRLILSAFVLGIPEHKLRVIAPDVGGGFGSKIFCYNEETMVCWASSRVGRPIKWTAERSESFQTDAHGRDHVTHAELAMDKDGKFLALKVETTANMGAYLSTFATAVPTYLYATLLAGQYTTPLIYANVKAALTHTAPVDAYRGAGRPEATYVIESIVSKAAKEMKLDPAELRRRNFIPPTAFPYQTPVALQYDSGNYQPLIDEAMKMADYKGFEGRRAESKSRGKLRGIGFSSYIEACGLAPSQVIGQLGGGVGQWESAQIKFNPTGNVQVLTGAHSHGQSHETTFAQIVSDKLGVPLENIEVVHGDTATTPFGMGSYGSRSLAVGGSAIVKAADKVIAKGKKIAAHLMEASAADVVFENGVFKVAGTDKNVPLGQAVFAAYVPHNYPLHELEPGMDENAFYDPANFVYPAGTQICEVEVDPETGIVEIVNFTAVDDFGNIINPMIVEGQVHGGIVQGVGQALLENAVYDKATGQLLSGSYMDYTMPRADDVPSFKLGYKVTPCPHNPLGVKGCGEAGAIAAPAAVMNAVHDALAPLGVSHVPMPATPLNVWQAIHGKAAA; this is encoded by the coding sequence ATGGCCGCCGAAACGGGAATTGGCGCCCGGGTCAAGCGGAAGGAAGACCAGCGCTTCCTGACGGGCACGGGTCGTTACGTCGACGACCTGCCGCTTGCGCGTTCCACACATGCGTACTTCGTCCGCTCTCCCCATGCTCATGCCCGGATCAAGGGCATCGACACCTCGGCTGCCGCGGGTATGCCGGGCGTCGTCGCCATCTTCACCGGCAAGGACGTGGCCGACGCCAAGGTCGGCAGCCTGATTTGCGGCTGGGTCGTCAAGGACAAGCATGGCCAGCCGCACAAGGCGCCGCCGCATCCGGTGATGGCGGCCGACACGGTGCGCTATGTCGGCGACCCGGTCGCGATGGTGGTCGCCAACACGGCCGACGAGGCCAAGGACGCGGCCGAGGCGATCAAGGTCGACTACGACGTCAAGGCAGCCAACGTCGATCTCGCCAAGGCGCTGAGCAAGGGTGCAGCCGAGGTGCATGCCGAAGCGCCCGGCAACCTGGTCTACGACTGGGAGATCGGCGTGAAGGCCGACGTCGATGCCGCCTTCGCCAAGGCCGCGCACGTCACCAAGATCGACATCGTCAACAACCGCCTGATTCCCAATGCGATGGAGCCGCGGGCAGCCGCGGCCGAGTACGACAAGGGTACGGGCCAGTACACGCTGTGGTCGACGTCCCAGAATCCGCATGTCCTGCGACTGATCCTGTCGGCCTTCGTGCTCGGCATTCCGGAACACAAGCTCCGCGTGATCGCGCCCGACGTCGGCGGCGGCTTCGGCAGCAAGATCTTCTGCTACAATGAAGAGACAATGGTCTGCTGGGCATCGAGCCGTGTCGGTCGGCCGATCAAGTGGACCGCCGAGCGCAGCGAATCCTTCCAGACCGATGCGCATGGTCGCGACCACGTCACCCACGCCGAACTCGCCATGGACAAGGACGGCAAGTTCCTGGCGCTCAAGGTCGAGACGACCGCCAACATGGGCGCCTATCTCTCGACCTTCGCGACGGCCGTGCCGACCTATCTTTACGCCACACTGCTCGCCGGCCAGTACACCACGCCGCTGATCTACGCCAACGTGAAGGCGGCACTCACCCACACGGCACCGGTCGATGCCTACCGCGGAGCGGGCCGCCCCGAGGCGACCTACGTCATCGAGTCGATCGTCAGCAAGGCTGCCAAGGAGATGAAGCTGGATCCGGCCGAACTGCGCCGACGCAACTTCATTCCGCCGACGGCCTTCCCGTACCAGACGCCGGTGGCGCTGCAGTACGATTCGGGCAACTACCAGCCGCTCATCGACGAAGCGATGAAGATGGCCGACTACAAGGGCTTCGAGGGCCGGCGGGCGGAGTCGAAGTCGCGCGGCAAGCTGCGCGGTATCGGCTTCTCGTCGTACATCGAGGCCTGCGGACTCGCGCCGTCCCAAGTGATCGGCCAGCTCGGCGGCGGAGTCGGGCAGTGGGAGTCGGCGCAGATCAAGTTCAACCCGACGGGCAACGTCCAGGTCCTGACCGGGGCGCACAGCCATGGCCAGAGCCACGAGACGACCTTCGCCCAGATCGTCTCGGACAAGCTCGGCGTGCCGCTCGAGAACATCGAGGTCGTCCATGGCGACACGGCGACTACGCCGTTCGGCATGGGCAGCTACGGCAGCCGCTCGCTTGCCGTGGGCGGTTCGGCCATCGTCAAGGCGGCCGACAAGGTGATCGCCAAGGGCAAGAAGATCGCCGCCCATCTGATGGAAGCGTCGGCGGCCGACGTCGTCTTCGAGAACGGCGTGTTCAAGGTGGCGGGCACGGACAAGAACGTGCCGCTCGGACAGGCGGTCTTCGCCGCCTACGTGCCGCACAACTATCCGCTCCATGAACTGGAGCCCGGCATGGACGAGAACGCCTTCTACGATCCCGCCAACTTCGTCTATCCGGCGGGCACGCAGATCTGCGAGGTCGAGGTGGATCCCGAGACCGGCATCGTGGAGATCGTGAACTTCACGGCGGTCGACGATTTCGGCAACATCATCAATCCGATGATCGTCGAGGGCCAGGTCCACGGCGGCATCGTCCAGGGTGTCGGCCAGGCGCTGCTGGAGAACGCGGTTTACGACAAGGCGACGGGTCAGCTGCTGAGCGGATCCTACATGGACTACACCATGCCGCGCGCTGACGACGTGCCGTCGTTCAAGCTCGGCTACAAGGTCACACCCTGCCCGCACAATCCGCTGGGCGTGAAGGGATGCGGCGAGGCCGGCGCGATCGCCGCTCCCGCCGCCGTCATGAACGCCGTCCACGATGCCCTGGCGCCGCTCGGCGTCTCGCATGTGCCGATGCCGGCCACGCCACTCAACGTGTGGCAGGCGATTCACGGCAAGGCGGCGGCGTAA